The following proteins are encoded in a genomic region of Xanthomonas cassavae CFBP 4642:
- a CDS encoding glutathione binding-like protein has product MIDLYYWPTPNGHKVTLFLEEAGLDYTLKPVDIGKGEQFEPAFLQISPNNKMPAIVDHAPAAGGAPQSVFESGAILLYLAEKTGRFLPRDARGRIAALEWLFWQMGGLGPMTGQMGHFNVYAPEKIPYAIDRYNAEVRRLHGVLDKRLADHAFLAGNDYGIADMASYPWLEVYGDLKPDFAAFPNLHRWHAAIAARPATQRAYALKEQVNPNAGKPLSDEERKHLFGKR; this is encoded by the coding sequence ATGATCGACCTGTATTACTGGCCCACCCCCAACGGCCACAAAGTCACCTTGTTCCTGGAAGAAGCCGGGCTGGACTACACTCTCAAGCCGGTCGACATCGGCAAGGGTGAGCAGTTCGAGCCGGCGTTCCTGCAGATTTCGCCCAACAACAAGATGCCGGCCATCGTCGACCATGCGCCGGCCGCTGGCGGCGCACCGCAGAGCGTGTTCGAGTCGGGTGCGATCCTGCTGTATCTTGCCGAGAAGACCGGCCGCTTCCTGCCACGCGACGCCCGCGGCCGCATCGCCGCACTGGAATGGTTGTTCTGGCAGATGGGTGGTCTGGGCCCGATGACCGGCCAGATGGGCCACTTCAACGTCTACGCGCCCGAAAAGATTCCTTACGCAATCGACCGCTACAACGCCGAGGTACGCCGCCTGCATGGCGTGCTCGACAAGCGTCTGGCCGATCATGCGTTCCTGGCCGGCAACGATTACGGCATTGCCGACATGGCCAGCTACCCCTGGCTGGAAGTCTATGGCGACCTCAAGCCCGACTTTGCGGCATTTCCCAATCTGCACCGCTGGCACGCCGCCATCGCCGCCCGCCCGGCCACCCAACGCGCGTACGCGCTCAAAGAGCAGGTTAACCCCAACGCAGGCAAGCCGCTCAGCGACGAAGAGCGCAAGCACCTGTTCGGCAAGCGCTGA
- a CDS encoding helix-turn-helix transcriptional regulator, with protein MKYMRRLETVYTTPASQQTARHLATLVKNARIARGWSQLSLAERARISPATMSRIEQGNLGASLGTWLAVFERLGLLAKLAQLSDPASEAILDSTRAKRPVRPDAPDMDF; from the coding sequence ATGAAATATATGCGCCGTCTCGAGACTGTCTATACCACCCCTGCCAGCCAGCAAACCGCGCGGCACTTGGCCACATTGGTGAAGAACGCCCGGATTGCACGTGGCTGGTCCCAACTGAGTCTGGCCGAGCGCGCCCGGATTAGCCCTGCCACCATGAGCCGTATCGAGCAAGGCAACTTAGGTGCCTCGTTAGGCACTTGGCTCGCGGTATTCGAGCGGCTGGGGCTGCTAGCCAAACTCGCGCAGTTGAGTGATCCCGCTTCTGAAGCAATCCTCGATAGCACGCGCGCCAAACGACCGGTGCGTCCCGACGCACCTGACATGGACTTCTAG
- a CDS encoding S9 family peptidase, with amino-acid sequence MRALFAALALMLSTVPMAHAEKLTLEAITGPLPLSGPTLMKPKVAPDGARVSFLRGKDSDRNQLDLWEYDIASGQTRLLVDSKVVLPGTETLSDVEKARRERQRIAAYAGIVDYQWAPDAHALLFPLGGELYLYDLRKTGAAAVRQLTHGEGFATDAKLSPKGGFVSFVRARNLWVIDLASGKQVQLTGDGSDTIGNGVAEFVADEEMDRHTGYWWAPDDSAIAFARIDESRVPVQKRPEVYADHTEVVEQRYPQAGQPNVAVQLGVIAPRAGATPQWIDLGKNPDIYLARVDWRDAQRLTFQRQSRDQKTLELIEITLASGVQRTLITETSPTWVPLTNDLRFLKDGRFIWNSERSGYEHLYVASEDGRTLTPLTSGPWVVDALLAVDEQAGQVYFSASKQSPTQTHIYAVPLGGGAIQKRSAIHGTHAASFASNASVYVDTWSNTTTPPQIELFRANGEKIATLLNNDLDDPQHPYARYRDAQRPIEFGTLGAADGKTPLQYRLIKPDNFDPARRYPVIVYVYGGPAAQTVLDAWPSRGDALFDQYLAQRGYVVFSLDNRGTPRRGRDFGGALYGKQGTVEVDDQLQGVAWLKQHPWVDAKRIGVQGWSNGGYMTLMLLAKHSDAYACGVAGAPVTDWGLYDTHYTERYMDLPAGNAAGYRDARVATHLDGLHARLLLIHGMADDNVLFTNSTALMSELQQRGTAFELMTYPGAKHGLSGSTALHRYKTAEAFIQRCLMP; translated from the coding sequence ATGCGCGCCCTGTTCGCCGCCCTTGCCCTCATGCTCAGCACCGTTCCCATGGCCCACGCCGAAAAACTCACCCTGGAGGCCATCACCGGCCCATTGCCGCTGTCCGGCCCGACGCTGATGAAACCCAAGGTGGCCCCGGACGGCGCGCGCGTGAGCTTCCTGCGCGGCAAGGACAGCGACCGCAACCAGCTGGACCTGTGGGAATACGACATCGCCAGCGGCCAGACCCGGCTGCTGGTCGATTCCAAGGTGGTGCTGCCCGGCACCGAGACCTTGAGCGATGTCGAAAAGGCCCGGCGCGAACGCCAGCGTATCGCCGCCTACGCCGGCATCGTCGATTACCAATGGGCGCCGGATGCGCACGCGCTGCTGTTTCCGCTCGGCGGCGAGCTGTATCTGTACGACCTGCGCAAGACCGGTGCGGCGGCCGTGCGCCAGCTTACCCATGGCGAAGGCTTTGCCACCGATGCCAAGCTCTCACCCAAGGGCGGTTTCGTCAGCTTCGTGCGTGCGCGCAACCTGTGGGTGATCGACCTGGCCAGCGGCAAGCAGGTGCAGCTGACCGGTGACGGCAGCGACACCATCGGCAACGGCGTGGCCGAGTTCGTCGCCGACGAAGAGATGGACCGCCATACCGGCTACTGGTGGGCGCCGGACGATTCGGCGATCGCCTTCGCGCGCATCGACGAATCCCGCGTGCCGGTGCAAAAGCGCCCGGAGGTGTATGCCGACCACACCGAGGTGGTGGAGCAGCGCTATCCGCAGGCCGGCCAGCCGAACGTAGCCGTGCAACTGGGCGTGATCGCCCCGCGCGCAGGTGCGACGCCGCAATGGATCGACCTGGGCAAGAACCCGGATATCTATCTGGCAAGGGTGGACTGGCGCGATGCGCAGCGGCTGACGTTCCAGCGCCAGTCGCGCGATCAGAAAACCCTTGAGCTGATCGAAATCACGCTGGCCAGCGGCGTACAGCGCACTCTCATCACCGAAACTTCGCCCACCTGGGTGCCGCTCACCAACGATCTACGGTTCCTCAAGGACGGCCGCTTCATCTGGAACTCTGAGCGCAGCGGCTACGAGCACCTGTATGTGGCATCGGAAGACGGGCGCACGCTCACGCCGCTGACGTCCGGCCCCTGGGTGGTCGATGCGCTGCTCGCCGTCGATGAGCAAGCTGGGCAGGTGTATTTTTCCGCCAGCAAGCAATCGCCGACCCAGACCCACATCTACGCCGTGCCGCTGGGCGGCGGTGCGATACAAAAGCGTTCTGCCATCCACGGCACGCATGCGGCCAGCTTCGCCAGCAATGCCAGCGTGTATGTCGACACCTGGTCCAATACCACCACCCCGCCGCAGATCGAACTGTTTCGCGCCAATGGCGAAAAAATCGCCACGCTATTGAACAACGATCTGGACGACCCGCAGCATCCCTACGCCAGGTACCGCGACGCCCAGCGCCCGATCGAATTCGGTACGCTCGGCGCGGCCGACGGCAAGACACCGCTGCAGTACCGTCTGATCAAGCCGGACAACTTCGACCCGGCCAGGCGCTACCCGGTCATCGTTTACGTGTATGGCGGCCCGGCGGCGCAGACGGTACTCGATGCCTGGCCCAGTCGCGGCGATGCCTTGTTCGATCAGTACCTGGCGCAGCGCGGCTACGTGGTGTTTTCGCTGGATAACCGCGGCACCCCGCGGCGTGGCCGCGATTTCGGTGGCGCGCTGTACGGCAAGCAGGGCACGGTGGAAGTAGACGACCAGTTGCAAGGCGTGGCCTGGCTCAAGCAGCACCCCTGGGTCGACGCCAAGCGCATCGGCGTACAGGGCTGGTCCAACGGAGGCTACATGACGCTGATGCTGCTGGCAAAACACAGCGACGCCTATGCCTGCGGCGTGGCCGGCGCACCGGTCACCGATTGGGGCCTGTACGACACGCACTACACCGAGCGCTACATGGACCTGCCGGCCGGCAATGCCGCCGGTTATCGCGATGCGCGTGTCGCCACCCACCTGGACGGCCTGCACGCCAGGTTGCTGTTGATCCACGGCATGGCCGACGACAACGTGCTGTTCACCAACTCCACCGCGCTGATGAGCGAGCTGCAGCAGCGCGGCACCGCATTCGAGCTGATGACCTATCCCGGTGCCAAGCACGGCTTGTCCGGCAGCACCGCCTTGCATCGCTACAAGACCGCGGAGGCATTCATCCAGCGCTGCCTGATGCCCTGA
- a CDS encoding type II toxin-antitoxin system HipA family toxin: MPVNGLSMFGALRDATPDDWGRRVIENRLGVPANGLPESQYMLLAGSNRVGALDVRPDLDSTPDNAGMPAAIDLQYLVAAAERVEEGLPVPKALENYFVGAPSLGGARPKATITHDGREWIAKFPSMRDRFNVPGVERATLELARRAGLSVPETALQTLADGRQVMLIERFDRMPVAGGMGRRHTVSALTMLGLSEQQSPDASYAQIVRVIEDWATDGQVAAQREELFARMVFNILVTNDDDHLRNHAFVHDDGAWNLSPLYDVVPKPQVGSERTLHLGVGPRGRWATLDNALAGHGNFGINQQRAAWLIDRVAGAVRAWREVFEELGVSEKDCALVKTAFRRAADVGMREVQRQL; encoded by the coding sequence GTGCCGGTCAACGGCCTGAGCATGTTCGGCGCCCTGCGCGATGCCACTCCCGATGACTGGGGCAGGCGTGTGATCGAGAACCGACTGGGGGTTCCCGCCAACGGGCTGCCCGAATCCCAGTACATGCTGTTGGCCGGCAGCAACCGGGTCGGCGCGCTCGACGTGCGGCCCGACTTGGACAGCACGCCGGACAATGCAGGAATGCCCGCCGCGATCGACCTGCAGTACCTGGTAGCGGCCGCCGAGCGGGTGGAGGAAGGGCTACCAGTGCCGAAGGCGCTGGAGAACTATTTCGTCGGCGCCCCTTCCCTGGGTGGAGCACGACCGAAAGCCACCATTACCCATGACGGGCGTGAATGGATTGCCAAGTTCCCCTCTATGCGCGACAGATTCAACGTGCCTGGCGTGGAGCGTGCCACCTTGGAGCTGGCACGGCGGGCAGGGCTGTCCGTCCCCGAAACTGCGTTGCAGACCTTGGCCGATGGCCGGCAAGTCATGCTAATCGAGCGTTTCGACCGGATGCCTGTCGCTGGCGGAATGGGGCGCCGGCACACGGTCAGCGCCCTCACGATGCTGGGGCTCTCCGAACAGCAGTCCCCGGACGCGAGTTATGCACAGATCGTCCGCGTGATCGAAGACTGGGCGACTGATGGCCAAGTGGCCGCCCAGCGCGAGGAACTATTCGCCCGCATGGTGTTCAACATCCTGGTCACCAACGATGACGATCATCTGCGCAACCACGCCTTCGTCCACGACGATGGCGCATGGAACCTGAGCCCGCTGTACGACGTAGTGCCCAAGCCGCAGGTCGGCAGCGAGCGGACTCTGCACCTCGGAGTGGGCCCCAGGGGACGGTGGGCCACGCTGGACAACGCCCTGGCCGGCCATGGCAACTTCGGAATCAACCAGCAGCGGGCGGCCTGGTTGATCGATCGCGTTGCAGGTGCGGTGCGTGCGTGGCGCGAAGTGTTTGAGGAACTGGGCGTGTCAGAGAAGGACTGCGCGTTGGTGAAAACCGCCTTCCGGCGTGCCGCAGATGTGGGCATGCGCGAAGTGCAACGCCAGTTGTAG